In Caldisericia bacterium, a genomic segment contains:
- a CDS encoding bifunctional shikimate kinase/3-dehydroquinate synthase: MAKITISGFMGSGKTLIGNLLSEKLNIPFYDLDNEIEKREKRDIKEIFKESGESYFRKIEKEVLFELLNLEEDFVLSLGGGTITNEESIDLIIKRSIPILLYGDIKIFYKRVKDSDKRPLVNDFQSFLKLYRKREKFYKKIPIKIKSDKDKNEIVNEIVNLLKRIQYEEPQKIIYELGITLNFKKDIFFSIIDNKVFEIFKDRFKIINLYIIKNGEKSKNLYEYFKILDFLSSIKFEKSDLLYGIGGGVVGDISGFVSSTYMRGVQFYLIPTTLLSQVDSSIGGKNGLNLKRGKNLVGTIYLPKETIIDPSFLFTLNKNEILSGLGEVFKYGILRENGIFDFLEEKEKIDFYEIIQLIKLSIEEKINFIKEDLFDNKNKRVFLNLGHTLGHALENITNYGKISHGEAVAFGILFSSYLSLRLKLMEEKTFERIFNVYKKIGFNYEKFLDLNLLKKEKLEHTLLLDKKSRENRLNLVLPVNIGDVRIFNCFNVDEYIKKLFEFVNFLKEEK, encoded by the coding sequence TTGGCAAAAATAACAATATCTGGTTTTATGGGCTCAGGTAAAACATTAATTGGCAATCTTCTTTCTGAGAAATTGAATATTCCTTTTTATGACCTTGATAATGAAATTGAAAAAAGAGAAAAAAGAGATATAAAAGAGATTTTTAAAGAAAGCGGAGAGTCCTATTTTAGAAAAATAGAAAAAGAGGTTCTTTTTGAACTTTTGAATCTTGAAGAAGATTTTGTTTTATCTCTTGGGGGAGGAACAATAACAAATGAAGAATCAATTGATTTAATAATTAAAAGGTCAATTCCAATTTTACTTTATGGTGATATTAAAATTTTTTATAAAAGAGTTAAGGATAGTGACAAAAGACCATTAGTAAATGATTTTCAATCTTTTTTAAAATTATATAGAAAAAGAGAAAAATTTTATAAGAAAATCCCAATAAAAATAAAGAGTGATAAAGATAAAAATGAAATAGTAAATGAAATAGTTAATTTATTAAAAAGGATTCAATATGAAGAACCACAAAAAATAATTTATGAATTAGGGATTACATTAAATTTTAAAAAAGATATTTTCTTTTCAATAATTGATAATAAAGTTTTTGAAATTTTTAAAGATAGATTTAAAATTATAAATTTATACATAATTAAAAATGGGGAAAAATCTAAAAATTTATATGAATATTTTAAAATTTTAGATTTTTTATCCTCAATTAAATTTGAAAAGAGTGATTTACTATATGGAATAGGTGGTGGAGTAGTGGGTGATATATCTGGATTTGTTTCTTCCACATATATGAGAGGAGTTCAATTTTATCTTATACCAACAACTCTTCTCTCTCAAGTTGATAGTTCAATTGGTGGAAAGAATGGATTAAATTTAAAAAGAGGCAAAAATCTTGTAGGTACAATTTATCTACCTAAAGAAACTATTATTGATCCTTCATTTCTATTTACTTTAAATAAAAATGAAATTTTGTCAGGTTTAGGTGAAGTTTTTAAATATGGAATTTTAAGAGAAAATGGTATTTTTGATTTTCTTGAAGAAAAAGAGAAAATAGATTTTTATGAGATTATACAATTAATAAAACTCTCTATTGAGGAAAAAATAAATTTTATAAAAGAAGATTTGTTTGATAACAAAAATAAAAGAGTGTTTTTAAATTTAGGTCATACATTGGGGCATGCTTTAGAAAATATAACCAACTATGGAAAAATATCACACGGAGAAGCTGTTGCATTTGGAATTTTATTTTCTTCATATCTCTCTTTAAGATTAAAATTAATGGAAGAAAAAACATTTGAAAGAATTTTTAATGTTTATAAAAAAATTGGTTTTAATTATGAGAAATTTCTTGATTTAAATTTGTTAAAAAAAGAAAAATTAGAACACACTCTTCTTCTTGATAAAAAATCGAGAGAAAATAGATTAAATTTAGTTTTGCCAGTAAATATTGGTGATGTGAGAATTTTTAATTGTTTTAATGTTGATGAATATATAAAAAAATTATTTGAATTTGTTAATTTTTTAAAGGAGGAAAAATGA
- a CDS encoding radical SAM protein, which translates to MGIKQAIAGFLVKKTLLYAKKDPDKNLDKILDFMKAITPIKMYKDQIEAAKKNIHKDNYWKLITGVIKRVDENMLTRLGYNFFVNTLLIGVQKNNEAEKKFGVPGLFTILISPTMRCNLRCIGCYAGEYTKKDDLPLEIVDKIITEGKQLGTYLYTILGGEPFIREDMFEIYKKHSDCAFQVFTNGTLLDEEMVKKIKEVGNVMPVLSIEGFEEETDFRRGKGVFKKLMNAMDLLRENGILFGYSTTYTKLNADTVTSEEFLDMLIEKGAFWGWYFLYMPVGREPSQELMATPEQRKKLGDFIRWARENKPIWPMDFWNDAPFVTGCIAGGRRYIHINHKGEVEPCIFLHFSGGNIKEKSLIEILKSPLFTYIRKFQPFNKNLLMPCEIIDEPKVFRYIYRKTKPKATDLDADLIATDEKLMSDLDNYSKEVAKVMNEVWQKEPIFEKFKEAAKKAIEAKKERLNKEALEKRKRYEEILKRKKEREEKLIKEAK; encoded by the coding sequence ATGGGTATTAAACAAGCCATAGCAGGTTTTCTTGTTAAAAAGACTCTTTTATATGCTAAAAAGGATCCAGATAAAAATCTTGACAAGATTTTAGATTTTATGAAAGCCATAACTCCGATTAAAATGTATAAAGATCAAATAGAAGCTGCAAAAAAGAATATACATAAAGATAACTACTGGAAATTAATCACTGGTGTTATTAAAAGAGTTGATGAAAATATGCTTACACGACTTGGTTATAACTTCTTTGTTAATACTCTTCTTATTGGTGTTCAAAAAAATAATGAAGCAGAGAAAAAATTTGGTGTTCCAGGTCTTTTTACAATTCTTATAAGTCCAACAATGAGATGCAATTTAAGATGCATTGGTTGTTATGCTGGTGAATACACTAAAAAGGATGATCTTCCTCTTGAAATTGTTGACAAAATAATCACAGAGGGTAAACAACTTGGCACATATCTTTACACTATTCTTGGTGGAGAACCATTTATAAGAGAAGATATGTTTGAAATTTACAAGAAACATTCAGATTGCGCATTTCAGGTATTTACAAATGGAACTCTTCTTGATGAAGAAATGGTTAAAAAGATAAAAGAGGTTGGAAATGTAATGCCAGTTTTAAGTATCGAAGGTTTTGAAGAAGAAACAGATTTTAGAAGAGGAAAAGGTGTTTTTAAAAAATTAATGAATGCAATGGATCTCCTAAGAGAAAATGGAATTTTGTTTGGTTATTCCACAACTTATACAAAACTTAATGCAGATACTGTAACAAGCGAAGAGTTTCTTGATATGTTAATAGAAAAAGGTGCATTCTGGGGTTGGTATTTCCTTTATATGCCAGTTGGAAGAGAACCATCTCAAGAACTTATGGCAACTCCTGAACAGAGAAAAAAACTTGGCGATTTTATTAGATGGGCAAGAGAAAATAAACCAATTTGGCCAATGGATTTCTGGAATGACGCACCATTTGTAACTGGATGTATTGCGGGTGGAAGAAGATATATTCATATTAATCACAAAGGAGAAGTAGAACCTTGTATTTTCTTACATTTTTCAGGTGGAAACATCAAAGAAAAAAGTTTGATTGAAATTTTAAAATCACCACTGTTTACTTATATTAGAAAGTTTCAACCATTCAATAAAAATTTACTTATGCCATGTGAGATAATAGATGAACCAAAAGTTTTTAGATATATTTATAGAAAAACAAAACCCAAAGCAACTGATCTTGATGCAGACTTAATTGCAACAGATGAAAAACTTATGAGTGATCTTGATAATTATTCAAAAGAAGTTGCAAAAGTTATGAATGAAGTATGGCAAAAGGAGCCCATCTTTGAAAAGTTTAAAGAGGCAGCAAAAAAGGCAATAGAAGCAAAAAAGGAGAGATTAAATAAAGAGGCTCTTGAAAAAAGAAAAAGATATGAAGAAATTTTAAAAAGAAAAAAAGAGAGAGAAGAAAAGTTAATAAAAGAAGCAAAATAA
- a CDS encoding helix-turn-helix transcriptional regulator, whose translation MENFDIKLTERQKDLINFLSEYFKENKRITPCILAKKLDINFITAYEHLRNLKEKGILKIEFEKVGKGRPKYFYTLTLQGRVFLYGSRKIDEYKKFLNEFEKAKSEGKVNEFIKEKLKILTSKTIKPLLYVVLGFLLISTLFSNTKEFETLKEFLILSSTSKIVFLGFITYLFFLLTKFFDDFKGFESYWEDIKFNFINLKDEEREEIVNLLISYLNGGDKNGY comes from the coding sequence ATGGAAAATTTTGATATCAAACTAACTGAAAGACAAAAAGATTTAATTAACTTTTTAAGTGAATATTTTAAAGAAAATAAAAGAATTACACCTTGTATTCTTGCAAAAAAATTAGATATAAATTTTATAACTGCATATGAACATTTAAGAAATTTAAAGGAAAAAGGAATATTAAAAATTGAATTTGAAAAAGTAGGTAAAGGAAGACCAAAATATTTTTACACTTTAACACTTCAAGGTAGAGTTTTTCTCTATGGATCGAGAAAAATAGATGAATATAAAAAATTTTTAAATGAGTTTGAAAAAGCAAAAAGTGAAGGCAAGGTAAATGAGTTTATTAAGGAAAAATTAAAAATTTTAACATCAAAAACAATAAAACCACTGCTTTATGTTGTATTAGGTTTTTTATTAATTTCAACTCTATTTTCAAATACTAAAGAGTTTGAAACATTAAAAGAATTTCTTATTTTATCTTCAACTTCAAAAATAGTTTTTTTAGGTTTTATTACTTATCTATTTTTCTTACTCACTAAATTTTTCGATGATTTTAAAGGCTTTGAATCTTATTGGGAAGATATTAAATTTAATTTTATAAATTTAAAAGATGAAGAGAGAGAGGAGATAGTAAATTTATTAATTAGTTATTTAAATGGAGGTGATAAAAATGGGTATTAA
- the aroA gene encoding 3-phosphoshikimate 1-carboxyvinyltransferase encodes MVEIKPIKRVKGEIKISGDKSITHRAYIFSSISKGESFIKNPNKGEDTQRTLEIMRKVGAEIFIEEKGVRIKGIGFNGIKEPEDILFAGNSGTTIRLLAGLFSSIENKLFIITGDESLRNRPMRRVIEPISKMGGLILGRESGNYPPLAIFGKRLSGIEYELKKPSAQVKSAIILATLNAREKSIIIEKIKTRDHTEIMLKEFGGKIEVCEDKIIVYPIENLIGREIFVPGDFSSASYFILLSLLLPDSEILIKDISLNPTRVYLLNKLIENGGDIKILNEKILNGEKFGDLLVKTSLIKKIEIKREEAPLLIDELPLIGAIGAFLDEGVEVHGAEELRVKESDRIKVLVDNLKNLGVKAEELPDGFRVEKSKFIKKGVIKTANDHRIVLSFSVFGLLSKEGVILEEIESIKISFPDFFNLLKEVSYV; translated from the coding sequence ATGGTAGAGATAAAGCCAATAAAAAGAGTAAAAGGTGAAATTAAAATAAGTGGTGATAAATCAATAACACATAGAGCATATATTTTTTCTTCAATATCAAAAGGAGAGAGTTTTATCAAAAATCCAAATAAAGGAGAAGATACACAAAGAACATTAGAAATAATGAGAAAAGTAGGAGCTGAAATTTTTATTGAGGAGAAGGGGGTTAGGATTAAAGGAATTGGATTTAATGGAATAAAAGAACCTGAAGATATACTTTTTGCTGGAAACTCTGGAACAACAATTAGACTTCTTGCAGGACTTTTTTCATCAATTGAAAATAAACTTTTTATCATAACTGGTGATGAATCTTTAAGAAATAGACCAATGAGAAGAGTTATAGAGCCAATTTCAAAAATGGGTGGGTTAATTTTAGGAAGAGAAAGTGGAAATTATCCCCCTCTTGCAATTTTTGGAAAGAGGCTTTCTGGAATAGAGTATGAATTAAAAAAACCATCTGCTCAAGTAAAAAGTGCTATTATACTTGCAACTTTAAATGCCAGAGAAAAATCAATAATAATTGAAAAAATAAAAACAAGAGATCATACTGAAATTATGCTTAAAGAGTTTGGGGGAAAGATAGAAGTATGTGAAGATAAAATTATTGTTTATCCTATAGAAAATTTAATAGGAAGAGAAATTTTTGTTCCAGGAGATTTTTCATCTGCATCTTATTTTATTCTTTTATCACTTCTTTTACCTGATAGTGAAATTTTAATAAAAGATATTTCTTTAAATCCAACTAGAGTTTACCTTCTTAATAAATTAATTGAAAATGGAGGAGATATTAAAATCTTAAATGAAAAAATTTTAAATGGAGAAAAGTTTGGAGATTTACTTGTAAAAACAAGTTTAATAAAAAAAATTGAGATTAAAAGAGAGGAAGCACCACTTTTAATTGATGAACTACCTTTAATTGGTGCAATTGGTGCATTTTTAGATGAGGGTGTTGAAGTACATGGAGCAGAGGAGTTAAGAGTTAAAGAGAGTGATAGAATAAAAGTTTTAGTTGATAATTTAAAAAATCTTGGAGTAAAAGCAGAAGAACTTCCTGATGGGTTTAGAGTTGAAAAGAGTAAGTTTATTAAAAAGGGAGTTATAAAAACTGCAAATGATCATAGAATTGTTTTATCTTTTAGTGTTTTTGGACTTTTGTCAAAAGAGGGCGTTATTTTAGAAGAAATTGAGTCTATTAAAATATCATTTCCAGACTTTTTTAATCTATTAAAAGAGGTTTCGTATGTATAA
- a CDS encoding MBL fold metallo-hydrolase produces the protein MELVRIKEGIYFIKDTTNLPLFEAGSSFYLVDSPIDKDKSRKVKKILEDKKINVENLILTHHHADHTGGAKYIKETLNLKIYSSPLEKTFIENPNLEPIYLSLGGNPPKDFLNKWVMSEKVLIDENVFSIDNEDLKIIDLSGHSIGMIGILFNKVLFSSDSFFSTQILQKYIIPYFHSYYKFLEKMEIIKNFDFDFILPSHGEVYKKNEGIKIIDENIEVLRKIKDDILKIIKNYENIENIIYILNLNIDSYIVATLIKSSILSLLNELKDRGEVQIKIKNGVVFYKKFNKI, from the coding sequence TTGGAATTAGTAAGGATTAAAGAAGGGATTTATTTTATTAAAGATACAACAAACCTGCCTCTTTTTGAGGCAGGTTCTTCTTTTTATTTGGTTGATTCTCCAATTGATAAAGATAAAAGTAGAAAAGTTAAGAAAATTTTAGAAGATAAAAAAATAAATGTGGAAAATTTAATATTAACTCATCACCATGCAGATCATACTGGTGGAGCAAAGTACATAAAAGAAACTCTAAATTTAAAAATCTATTCATCTCCTTTGGAAAAAACATTTATTGAAAATCCTAATTTAGAACCAATATATCTATCTTTAGGTGGAAATCCTCCCAAAGATTTTTTAAACAAATGGGTAATGTCAGAAAAAGTTTTAATTGATGAAAATGTTTTTTCTATAGATAATGAAGATTTAAAAATAATTGATCTTTCAGGCCATTCTATTGGAATGATTGGAATTTTATTCAATAAGGTTTTATTTTCTTCTGATTCTTTTTTTTCTACACAGATTCTTCAAAAATACATTATTCCATATTTCCACTCTTATTATAAATTTTTAGAAAAAATGGAAATTATTAAAAACTTTGATTTTGACTTTATTCTTCCATCACATGGAGAAGTTTATAAGAAAAATGAGGGAATAAAAATAATAGATGAAAATATAGAAGTTTTAAGAAAAATTAAAGATGATATCTTAAAAATAATTAAAAATTATGAAAATATCGAAAATATAATTTATATATTAAATTTAAATATAGATTCTTACATTGTAGCAACTTTAATTAAAAGTTCAATTCTTTCGTTATTAAATGAATTAAAAGATAGGGGTGAGGTTCAAATAAAAATTAAAAATGGTGTTGTATTTTATAAAAAATTTAATAAAATATAA
- the aroQ gene encoding type II 3-dehydroquinate dehydratase — protein sequence MKKILVINGPNLNLLGKREKGIYGEMTLEFINRKMEEEAKKFNFSLTFFQSNSEGEIIDKIQEGENFDGIIINPGGYSHTSIAILDAIKSINTPVIEVHLSNIFSREDFRQKLLTAKGAKGVISGLGYIVYLAALYSLNLILNEGD from the coding sequence ATGAAAAAAATTCTTGTGATTAATGGCCCTAATTTAAATTTGTTAGGAAAAAGAGAAAAAGGGATTTATGGTGAGATGACACTTGAATTTATAAATAGGAAAATGGAAGAAGAGGCAAAAAAATTTAATTTTTCATTAACTTTTTTTCAATCAAACTCAGAAGGAGAGATAATTGATAAAATTCAAGAAGGTGAAAATTTTGATGGGATAATAATTAATCCAGGGGGTTATTCTCATACAAGCATAGCAATTCTTGATGCAATAAAAAGCATTAATACCCCTGTTATTGAAGTTCATTTATCAAACATTTTTTCAAGAGAAGATTTTAGACAAAAATTATTAACAGCAAAAGGAGCAAAAGGAGTTATCTCAGGTTTAGGCTATATTGTTTACTTAGCAGCACTATATTCTTTAAATTTAATTTTAAATGAAGGGGATTGA
- the aroC gene encoding chorismate synthase → MIRLTTAGESHGEYIVGILEGIPSHLKINIDFINKKLYLRKKGYGRSERMKFEEDKFEIFSGIDENFVTTGAPIGFRVLNIDFLINKTKRYSTSPRPGHVDYSGSVKFDFENFYLSSERRSGRLTVLDTIAGAICETLLNELGIKVYFSVISIGKIKIEENIIDKIENLFEEILSSDLFIPIKEIEEKMKKEIDKAKSRGDTLGGSSVIVVKNIPPGIGDYNNYLENLDGLLSQAVISVPSVKAVEIGDGVLSSILFGSEFHDEFFISDNKIKRKTNRCGGIEGGVSNGEDIVIKIYSKPIPTLMKGLKTVDFENFVEIESKYVRSDILAIPAVTLVAASRISIVLANEIKKKFGGDTIFDLKNSFNNYLNSRRRFWQK, encoded by the coding sequence TTGATTAGATTAACAACAGCGGGAGAATCTCATGGTGAATATATAGTTGGAATTCTTGAAGGAATTCCTTCTCACTTAAAAATAAACATTGATTTTATAAATAAAAAACTATATTTAAGAAAAAAAGGATATGGAAGAAGCGAAAGAATGAAATTTGAAGAAGATAAATTTGAAATATTTAGCGGAATTGATGAAAATTTTGTTACAACAGGGGCTCCAATTGGTTTTAGAGTATTAAACATTGATTTTTTAATTAATAAAACAAAAAGATATTCAACATCTCCGAGACCAGGACATGTTGATTATTCAGGAAGCGTAAAATTTGATTTTGAAAACTTTTATCTTTCTTCTGAAAGAAGAAGTGGAAGATTGACAGTTCTTGATACAATTGCAGGTGCAATATGCGAAACTTTGTTGAATGAATTAGGTATAAAAGTTTATTTTTCTGTCATTTCAATTGGTAAGATAAAGATAGAAGAAAATATTATTGATAAAATTGAAAATCTTTTTGAAGAGATACTTTCATCAGATCTTTTTATTCCAATTAAAGAAATTGAAGAAAAAATGAAAAAAGAGATTGATAAAGCAAAATCAAGAGGAGATACACTTGGAGGAAGTAGTGTGATTGTTGTAAAAAATATCCCACCAGGAATTGGAGATTATAATAATTACTTAGAAAATTTAGATGGGTTATTGTCTCAAGCGGTAATTTCTGTTCCATCTGTAAAAGCAGTTGAGATAGGAGATGGTGTTTTGAGTTCTATTCTTTTTGGAAGTGAATTTCATGATGAATTTTTTATTTCAGATAATAAAATAAAAAGAAAGACAAATAGATGTGGAGGAATTGAGGGTGGAGTTTCAAATGGTGAGGATATTGTTATTAAAATTTATTCAAAACCAATTCCAACGCTTATGAAAGGATTAAAGACAGTTGATTTTGAAAATTTTGTTGAAATTGAATCAAAATATGTAAGATCAGATATTTTAGCCATTCCAGCAGTAACATTAGTTGCAGCAAGTAGAATTTCAATCGTTTTAGCAAATGAAATAAAGAAAAAATTTGGTGGAGATACAATTTTTGATTTAAAGAATAGTTTCAATAACTATCTTAATTCAAGGAGGAGATTTTGGCAAAAATAA
- a CDS encoding prephenate dehydrogenase, with the protein MNSIFIIGLGLIGGSIGLKLNGKWKRFGFDINEETNTKAIKYGVVDEIVELDDGFKKDIILISIPVQDIPNFIKDNREKFNKNSIVIDTGSTKRSILDEMKKLNSFYIGGHPIAGKEKGGIDNVDKDLFKNRIFILTEENNLNEEKMDLVKKFIFDIESIPLFLDSKKHDYIFGLVSHLPYVLSIILFDYIFKKGGFEIFKYAGPGLKDTTRIASGDPYMSFGFVKTNCDNLKLFLREIIEEFITISDKLDKEDFFEKIKNVKEVRDKIW; encoded by the coding sequence TTGAATAGCATTTTTATTATAGGTTTGGGTTTAATTGGTGGTTCAATTGGATTAAAACTTAACGGAAAGTGGAAAAGATTTGGTTTTGATATTAATGAAGAGACTAATACAAAAGCAATTAAATATGGTGTAGTTGATGAAATAGTTGAATTAGATGATGGTTTTAAAAAAGATATCATTCTAATTTCGATTCCTGTTCAAGACATACCAAATTTTATAAAAGATAATAGAGAAAAGTTTAATAAAAATTCAATAGTTATTGATACTGGAAGCACTAAAAGATCTATTTTAGATGAGATGAAAAAGTTAAATTCATTTTACATTGGAGGTCATCCTATTGCAGGAAAAGAGAAAGGAGGAATAGATAATGTTGATAAAGATCTTTTTAAAAATAGAATTTTTATTCTTACTGAAGAAAATAATTTGAACGAAGAGAAAATGGATTTAGTAAAGAAATTTATATTTGATATTGAAAGTATCCCACTTTTCTTAGACTCTAAAAAACATGATTATATTTTTGGTCTTGTAAGTCACTTACCTTATGTTTTATCAATAATTTTATTTGATTATATATTTAAAAAGGGTGGATTTGAGATTTTTAAATATGCCGGACCAGGACTGAAAGATACAACAAGAATTGCAAGTGGAGATCCATATATGTCTTTTGGTTTTGTTAAAACAAATTGTGATAATTTGAAACTTTTTTTAAGAGAGATAATTGAAGAATTTATTACTATTTCTGATAAATTAGATAAAGAAGATTTTTTTGAAAAGATTAAGAATGTAAAAGAGGTGAGAGATAAAATATGGTAG
- the thrC gene encoding threonine synthase, with product MKRVLRCFICKKEYDLFDLRIKCDCGGPLEIFIKEEENLSSLKDIWEKRLSSKKKIDQSGVWRYRELVFDLEEKEIITYPEGKTNLYEINNFYGLNKIYIKHEGENPTGSFKDRGMTVGVSIGKKLGFNTFICASTGNTSSSLAAYSSLSKSKCIVLIPKGKVALGKLSQVLSFGANIFEIEGDFDDAMRIVKDISSKYKIYLLNSLNPIRLEGQKTIIIDSFFFLNWEIPDWIIVPGGNLGNSSSFGKVLFELFKFKIIDKIPKIAVIQALKASPFYNYFKSGFKEFIPQRAETVATAIRIGNPVNIEKARFAIEFTKGVVEVVSDEEILKAKIELDSLGFGCEPSSAATVAGLKKLIQNGIIKKGEIPLLILTGNMLKDPNIVIEMSERFEEIKERIVTVKNEKKEIERKILNVLEVV from the coding sequence ATGAAAAGAGTTCTAAGATGTTTTATATGTAAAAAGGAATATGATTTATTTGATTTAAGAATTAAATGTGATTGTGGTGGACCTCTTGAAATATTTATAAAAGAGGAAGAAAATTTATCGTCTCTCAAAGATATTTGGGAAAAAAGATTAAGTAGCAAGAAAAAAATTGATCAGAGCGGGGTTTGGAGATATAGAGAATTGGTTTTTGATTTAGAAGAAAAAGAAATTATCACATATCCAGAAGGGAAAACAAATTTATATGAAATAAATAACTTTTATGGCTTAAATAAAATTTATATAAAACATGAAGGAGAAAATCCCACTGGTTCATTTAAAGATAGAGGAATGACAGTCGGAGTTTCTATTGGTAAAAAATTGGGCTTTAACACCTTCATTTGTGCCTCTACTGGTAATACCTCAAGTTCTCTCGCTGCATATTCATCGCTTTCTAAAAGTAAATGTATTGTTCTTATACCAAAAGGAAAAGTTGCACTTGGAAAACTATCTCAAGTTTTATCCTTTGGTGCAAATATTTTTGAAATAGAAGGTGATTTTGATGATGCAATGAGAATTGTGAAAGATATCTCTTCAAAATATAAAATTTATTTACTAAATTCTTTGAATCCTATAAGATTAGAAGGACAAAAAACAATTATTATAGATTCATTCTTCTTTTTAAATTGGGAAATACCAGATTGGATTATTGTTCCAGGAGGAAATTTAGGAAATAGTTCAAGTTTTGGAAAGGTCCTTTTTGAACTCTTTAAATTTAAAATAATTGATAAAATACCCAAAATTGCTGTTATACAAGCACTAAAAGCAAGTCCATTTTATAACTATTTTAAGAGTGGCTTTAAAGAATTTATTCCTCAAAGAGCAGAAACAGTTGCAACCGCTATAAGAATTGGTAATCCAGTAAATATAGAGAAGGCAAGATTTGCAATTGAATTTACAAAAGGAGTTGTAGAAGTTGTGTCAGATGAAGAAATTTTAAAAGCCAAAATTGAATTAGACTCTTTAGGTTTTGGATGTGAACCATCATCTGCTGCAACAGTTGCGGGTTTAAAAAAACTAATTCAAAATGGGATTATTAAAAAAGGAGAAATACCTCTTTTAATTTTAACTGGAAATATGTTAAAAGATCCAAATATTGTTATTGAAATGAGTGAGAGATTTGAAGAGATAAAAGAAAGAATTGTTACTGTTAAAAATGAGAAAAAAGAGATAGAGAGAAAAATATTAAATGTTTTGGAAGTGGTATGA
- a CDS encoding shikimate dehydrogenase produces the protein MYKLYLLGYPLSHSYSPKIYSRLFKILKKDATYTLYETQKEDLKERIEELMKEKSILGFNLTQPLKEEILKFNLKLDEISEKIGSVNCVKIQDYKLFGFNTDYYGFLKSLYPYKNELIDTFSLVLGAGGASKAVILALKELKVKKSFVWNRTFEKIKKLKEIFKDFIIPIELNELKNVKEKIKLIVNATTVGLKENDKSLIEERLIHKNMIVYDLIYNPSETQLLKLAKKNGAKTKNGFTMLYFQCLHNIKIWFGGEI, from the coding sequence ATGTATAAACTTTATCTTTTAGGTTATCCTTTGTCTCACTCATATTCTCCAAAAATTTATTCAAGATTATTTAAAATTTTAAAAAAAGATGCGACATATACTCTTTATGAAACTCAAAAAGAAGATCTTAAAGAGAGAATAGAAGAATTAATGAAAGAAAAAAGCATTTTGGGTTTTAACTTAACACAACCATTGAAAGAAGAGATTTTAAAATTCAATTTAAAACTCGATGAAATTTCAGAAAAAATAGGATCTGTAAATTGTGTGAAAATTCAAGATTACAAATTATTTGGATTTAATACCGATTATTACGGTTTTTTAAAAAGTTTATATCCATATAAAAATGAATTAATTGATACTTTTTCTCTTGTTTTAGGAGCAGGTGGCGCATCAAAGGCAGTAATTCTTGCTCTTAAAGAGTTAAAAGTAAAGAAAAGTTTTGTTTGGAATAGGACATTCGAGAAAATAAAAAAGTTAAAAGAGATATTTAAAGATTTTATAATTCCAATAGAATTAAATGAACTAAAAAATGTTAAAGAGAAAATAAAATTAATCGTAAATGCAACAACTGTTGGTTTAAAAGAGAATGATAAATCTCTAATTGAAGAGAGATTAATTCATAAGAATATGATTGTGTATGATCTTATATATAATCCATCTGAAACTCAATTGTTAAAATTGGCTAAAAAAAATGGGGCAAAAACAAAAAATGGTTTTACAATGCTTTATTTTCAGTGTTTACATAATATTAAAATTTGGTTTGGAGGTGAAATTTGA